From Pontibacter actiniarum, a single genomic window includes:
- a CDS encoding SixA phosphatase family protein, which translates to MKTLYILRHAKSSWEFDELSDHDRPLNKRGRHDAPLMGQELASRGVEPGLIISSPAVRAISTATLVGKELDYDADDIVVDTRVYGANEEDLLEVVQSAPAEIGTLLLVGHNEAVSDFANLLSPEPVPSMATTGVTGLQFNCDSWYDIAKDNAKLLFYDFPKNHR; encoded by the coding sequence ATGAAAACGCTATACATCTTAAGGCATGCCAAATCGAGCTGGGAGTTTGACGAGCTCAGCGACCACGACCGCCCCCTGAACAAGCGCGGCCGCCACGATGCCCCGCTCATGGGGCAGGAACTGGCTTCGCGGGGCGTTGAGCCGGGCCTGATCATTTCGAGCCCGGCCGTACGGGCCATCAGCACCGCCACCCTCGTGGGCAAAGAGCTGGACTACGATGCCGATGACATTGTGGTAGACACCCGCGTGTACGGCGCCAACGAAGAGGACCTGCTGGAGGTGGTGCAGAGCGCACCCGCCGAAATAGGCACCCTGCTGCTCGTGGGGCACAACGAGGCGGTGTCGGACTTTGCCAACCTGCTATCGCCGGAGCCGGTGCCGAGCATGGCAACGACGGGGGTGACAGGGCTGCAGTTCAACTGCGACAGCTGGTACGACATCGCCAAAGACAACGCAAAGCTGCTGTTCTACGATTTCCCGAAGAACCACAGGTAA
- the ppk1 gene encoding polyphosphate kinase 1, producing MDKEKEKEAKTAYPFINRELSWLAFNYRVLQEAKDKSVPLLERVKFMAIFSSNLDEYFKVRVATLKRLIKLKKKTRKKLEEDPTETLDQIMAEVHRQQQELGEVFRDGILADLREHDIHLLTEHDLNPGQEAWVQEYFDKTLEPLLLPIILDETETHLFLKDQTVYLGVKMWEPTAADCMPERFAMLEIPTKKHGTRFVKLPTVGDQRYVMFMDDVIRFCLPRLFPNYSTFDAHAVKVSRDAELDIEEEVSGNLMAKIRNSLKKRETGYPARLLYDPETPQDLLDRMMAHTGITEEALVEGSKYHNFRDFFQFPDFNLPDLKYKPQPTLVHPQLEQEPKMLAAMKERDYMVHYPYQSFDYVLRLFEEAAVDPKVTAVSATLYRVANKSKVAKALAKAAKNGKLVTVVVELKARFDEESNIYWAGKLQKAGANVIFGIQDLKVHSKLGLITRNERGKLVNYAYLSTGNYNEETSKVYADHALFTSDKRLTKDVEQVFNFFIDKQTDKEFEHLLMAPLNMRQGFAKLVDQEIKNAKKGLPARVTLKMNALQDERMIKKLYAASQAGVKVQLLVRGICCLVPGVEGLSENIQVRSIVDRYLEHARVYIFHNNGEEKLYIASADWMTRNLNRRVEVAFPIYQEDLAQQIRTIIDLQLADDTKTRSVDNSYIKPHAPTHVRAQYAIYNYLRELVPPTPETACERSEEEQ from the coding sequence ATGGACAAAGAGAAAGAAAAGGAAGCTAAGACAGCCTATCCGTTTATTAACAGAGAACTGAGCTGGCTCGCCTTTAACTATAGAGTACTGCAGGAGGCCAAAGACAAAAGCGTGCCCCTGCTGGAGCGCGTAAAATTTATGGCCATTTTCTCATCCAACCTGGATGAGTATTTCAAGGTCCGGGTCGCTACGCTCAAGCGCCTCATCAAGCTCAAGAAGAAAACCCGTAAGAAGCTGGAGGAAGACCCTACCGAGACCCTGGACCAGATAATGGCGGAGGTGCACCGGCAGCAGCAGGAGCTCGGGGAGGTGTTCCGGGACGGAATCCTTGCGGACCTGCGCGAGCACGACATCCACCTGCTCACCGAGCACGACCTTAACCCGGGGCAGGAAGCATGGGTGCAGGAGTACTTTGACAAAACGCTGGAGCCACTGCTACTCCCCATCATCCTGGATGAGACAGAAACGCACCTTTTCCTGAAGGACCAGACGGTGTACCTCGGTGTGAAGATGTGGGAGCCGACAGCGGCAGACTGCATGCCGGAGCGCTTCGCCATGCTCGAAATCCCGACAAAGAAGCACGGGACCCGCTTTGTAAAGCTTCCCACCGTAGGCGACCAGCGCTACGTGATGTTTATGGATGACGTGATCCGCTTCTGCCTGCCGCGCCTTTTCCCGAACTACAGTACGTTTGATGCCCATGCCGTGAAAGTATCGCGGGATGCGGAGCTGGACATTGAGGAGGAGGTGTCGGGCAACCTGATGGCCAAGATACGCAACAGCCTGAAGAAGCGCGAAACCGGCTACCCCGCCCGCCTGCTCTACGACCCTGAAACACCGCAGGACCTGCTGGACAGGATGATGGCCCACACCGGCATTACCGAGGAGGCCCTGGTGGAGGGCAGCAAGTACCACAACTTCCGCGACTTCTTCCAGTTTCCGGACTTCAACCTGCCCGACCTCAAGTATAAACCGCAGCCTACCCTGGTGCACCCGCAGCTGGAGCAGGAGCCGAAAATGCTGGCCGCCATGAAGGAGCGGGATTACATGGTCCACTACCCGTACCAGTCCTTTGACTATGTGCTTCGCCTGTTTGAGGAGGCGGCCGTAGACCCGAAAGTAACCGCTGTCAGTGCAACGCTGTACCGGGTGGCCAACAAATCGAAAGTAGCCAAGGCACTGGCAAAAGCCGCTAAAAACGGGAAGCTGGTCACGGTAGTCGTGGAGCTGAAGGCCCGCTTTGACGAGGAGTCCAACATCTATTGGGCGGGCAAGCTGCAGAAAGCCGGGGCCAACGTAATCTTCGGCATACAGGACCTGAAGGTGCACTCCAAGCTCGGCCTCATTACCCGAAACGAGAGGGGCAAGCTGGTAAATTACGCTTACCTGAGTACCGGTAACTACAACGAGGAGACCTCCAAAGTATACGCCGACCACGCCTTGTTTACCTCAGATAAGCGCCTGACCAAAGACGTGGAGCAGGTCTTCAACTTCTTTATTGATAAACAGACGGATAAAGAGTTTGAGCACCTGCTGATGGCCCCGCTGAACATGCGCCAGGGCTTTGCAAAGCTGGTAGACCAGGAGATAAAGAATGCGAAGAAAGGACTGCCTGCACGGGTGACCTTAAAGATGAACGCCCTGCAGGATGAGCGCATGATCAAGAAGCTGTACGCAGCCAGCCAGGCGGGCGTAAAAGTACAGCTGCTGGTGCGCGGCATCTGCTGCCTGGTGCCGGGCGTGGAGGGGCTGAGTGAGAACATACAGGTCCGAAGCATTGTGGACCGCTACCTGGAGCACGCCCGGGTGTACATCTTCCACAACAACGGGGAGGAGAAACTTTACATTGCCTCCGCCGACTGGATGACACGCAACCTGAACCGCCGGGTGGAGGTGGCCTTCCCCATCTACCAGGAGGACCTGGCCCAGCAAATCCGCACCATCATTGACCTGCAACTGGCCGACGACACGAAAACCCGCAGCGTGGACAACAGCTACATTAAACCGCATGCACCTACCCACGTGCGGGCACAGTATGCGATTTACAACTACCTGCGCGAACTGGTGCCGCCCACCCCGGAAACGGCCTGTGAGCGAAGCGAGGAAGAGCAGTAG
- a CDS encoding DUF6268 family outer membrane beta-barrel protein — translation MEIRKLLVGALVLLCLTEQAQAQTPDTETLEEYATPGVIGMGRSRGVVVGYERLPGFKIDSESDDPRIGDGSARVERHNKFFVRAFAPIVNKPQTKVILGVDYRLEEFNFESAGTNSYGLYRYLEDKNMKSLGLQIAYLHSLNERNFYLVRVKGELNGDYTRDNVNIPDYLKMTVDLAYGWKKTPTYALGVGLQLGYTYGRQSVYPGILFNKTFNDKWGVESIFPANARIRFNANEKTLLYAGYRLEGASYNIRATETVLANYGETELRRTDIKGLVRLEREIYDFVWFAVEGGFRQYYRHRLFDEVGSRDELITNDLAGSGYVGVELYLVPPRKWVERNN, via the coding sequence ATGGAAATACGCAAACTATTGGTTGGCGCCTTAGTCCTGCTATGCCTTACGGAGCAGGCGCAGGCGCAGACACCTGATACAGAGACATTAGAAGAGTACGCTACCCCCGGGGTGATTGGCATGGGCCGGAGCCGCGGCGTGGTGGTAGGATATGAGCGACTGCCCGGCTTTAAGATTGATTCTGAGTCGGACGACCCTAGGATAGGCGACGGGAGCGCCCGTGTGGAACGGCATAATAAGTTCTTCGTGCGGGCTTTTGCACCGATCGTTAACAAGCCGCAAACCAAAGTCATACTGGGCGTAGACTATAGGCTGGAGGAGTTTAATTTTGAGAGCGCCGGTACCAACTCCTACGGCCTGTACCGCTACCTGGAAGACAAGAACATGAAGAGCTTGGGGCTGCAGATTGCTTACCTGCACTCGCTTAACGAACGGAACTTCTACCTCGTTCGGGTGAAGGGGGAGCTTAACGGCGACTACACCCGGGACAACGTTAACATACCGGACTACCTGAAAATGACCGTGGACCTGGCCTACGGCTGGAAAAAAACGCCGACCTATGCCCTGGGCGTTGGCCTGCAACTGGGGTATACCTACGGGCGCCAGAGCGTGTATCCCGGCATCCTTTTCAACAAGACCTTTAACGACAAGTGGGGGGTGGAGTCCATCTTCCCGGCTAATGCCCGCATCCGCTTTAACGCCAACGAGAAGACCCTGCTCTATGCCGGCTATCGCCTGGAGGGGGCCAGCTACAACATCCGTGCGACTGAGACAGTACTGGCTAACTACGGAGAAACAGAGCTGCGCCGCACCGATATCAAAGGGCTGGTGAGGCTGGAGCGGGAGATTTACGACTTTGTGTGGTTTGCTGTGGAAGGAGGCTTTAGGCAGTACTACCGCCACCGCCTGTTTGATGAGGTTGGCTCTCGCGATGAGCTAATCACCAACGACCTGGCTGGCTCCGGATATGTAGGGGTGGAACTCTACTTGGTGCCGCCGCGCAAATGGGTAGAACGTAACAATTAA
- a CDS encoding BamA/TamA family outer membrane protein: protein MIEALQKAQRLLMRQGWCVALCLTLCACVSTKPYYGAESVNWEEQKPTAGNEVLYSVFLIGDVGAPNLDGEPSMLLMRKMMMETGMNSATIFLGDNVYMNGLPAPDKYDREVSENRLKAQLDILKGYPGEKYMIPGNHDWNHSGRGGLEAVMREQRYVNEYLTEENIVVGGDFYVPGNGCPGPYEVRLSDNLVLIALDSEWWLHPFNRPYGDNSSCSAATEGEMLVQLEDLIEKNSGSDILVVGHHPLMTRGEHGGFFTLRDHLFPLTMLREWMYLPLPVIGSIYPFARRYGGILQDIPHPRYQAYIQGLLDIFSKYDNVTYAAGHEHALEYFKYGDLPHIVSGAGCKTDYLKHGGDASYLQTVKGFVRVDYHENGEVWAEFWVPDDQGETGKVMYRTRLYTRKPPRERPVVKDNTNYADSTITLAANPDYQASGLREVMLGEHYRDVWATPVEVPLLDMKNTFGGLTPYQKGGGKQTLALKVRNPEAKEYALRSVDKDPGLALPPYLRQTAAQDLLQDQISAQHPYGALIIPPLADAAGVYHTNPELVYIPDTPYLRQYRDEFGNTLAYLEEDADENHEETASLGNAKNLVGTDKVLEELVEDNDHEVDQQKYVRARLFDMLIGDWDRHEGQWRWVEEDKPDKGNLYTPVPEDRDQAFFKADGVLPWLLTRKWGIRNVQNFGYDFGDIVGLNLSSLTLDRTLSYKVTREEWLQLAQDIKQSVTDEVIEQAVQEWPEPVRELSAAEITAKLKARREKLPEAAAAYYDFLTQFVDIAGSDKHERYLINRLNDKELQVIGYKTSKEGEILKEIFNRTFYTDETKEVRIYGMGGRDAFIVSGDVDESIVVRIIGGGDEDVIIDNSHVSGLKKHTIVYDTEEGNQFSFGSETKDKTDPYDEVNIYDRNNYLLPYLGPRLSAEYNVEDGVFLGAGVMLKTQKFRKDPYASAHLLEANYAFRTSSFNVKYTGDLQDVVEDWNLQLNAHLQGPQFQRNFYGLGNNTGQSDSFGDDYYHVRYERLSLNAMFYRLPVAFVKIGFGPTYDRFEVNMPDRESFLLDAARAGQLREGTYDAEKGKFAVQHYVGARAFSTIEVIGAGSTEANPQIGLRWYNNISYNQQVGGEKLHYTNINSEFRFYLSPNFPFQLTWAGKIGAAHNYGDYRFFQANTLGGTENLRGYRRTRFAGRSSLYANGEARLQLFDYNLYLTPAKFGVLGLLDAGRVYQDGDPKEAFFKSLHWGYGGGVWVDLMNRTVLSLSYSEGKEEDLWMLNFGFFF from the coding sequence ATGATTGAAGCTTTACAGAAGGCACAGCGGCTGTTGATGCGCCAAGGGTGGTGTGTGGCCCTGTGCCTGACCCTTTGTGCCTGTGTTAGTACCAAGCCTTATTACGGAGCAGAGTCGGTAAACTGGGAGGAGCAAAAGCCAACCGCCGGTAACGAGGTGCTTTACTCTGTTTTCCTGATCGGGGATGTGGGCGCGCCCAACCTGGACGGCGAACCGTCGATGCTGCTGATGCGCAAGATGATGATGGAGACCGGCATGAACAGCGCCACCATATTCCTTGGCGACAACGTGTACATGAATGGCCTGCCTGCCCCCGACAAGTATGACCGCGAGGTGTCGGAGAACCGCCTGAAAGCGCAGCTCGACATACTGAAGGGTTACCCCGGTGAAAAGTACATGATCCCCGGCAACCACGACTGGAACCACAGCGGCCGCGGCGGCCTGGAGGCCGTAATGCGGGAGCAGCGCTACGTGAACGAGTACCTGACGGAAGAAAACATCGTAGTGGGGGGCGACTTCTACGTGCCCGGCAACGGCTGCCCCGGCCCCTACGAAGTGCGGCTCAGCGATAACCTGGTGCTCATAGCGCTGGACTCGGAGTGGTGGCTGCACCCCTTTAACAGGCCCTACGGCGACAACAGTAGTTGCAGTGCGGCCACCGAGGGCGAAATGCTGGTGCAGCTCGAGGACCTGATCGAGAAGAACAGCGGCAGCGATATACTGGTGGTAGGCCACCACCCGCTCATGACGCGCGGAGAGCACGGCGGCTTCTTCACGCTGCGGGACCACCTCTTCCCGCTCACCATGCTCCGGGAGTGGATGTACCTGCCGCTGCCTGTCATTGGCTCCATTTACCCCTTTGCCCGCCGGTACGGCGGCATTCTGCAGGATATCCCGCACCCGCGCTACCAGGCGTACATACAGGGCCTGCTCGACATCTTCAGCAAGTATGACAACGTTACTTACGCAGCCGGCCATGAGCATGCGCTGGAGTATTTTAAGTATGGCGACCTGCCCCACATCGTGAGCGGTGCCGGCTGTAAAACAGATTACCTGAAACACGGCGGCGACGCCTCTTACCTGCAAACGGTAAAGGGCTTTGTGCGGGTGGATTACCATGAGAACGGAGAAGTGTGGGCTGAGTTTTGGGTACCGGATGATCAGGGGGAGACCGGTAAGGTGATGTACCGCACGCGGCTCTACACCAGAAAACCGCCCCGGGAGCGCCCGGTGGTGAAAGACAACACCAACTACGCCGACAGTACCATTACCCTGGCGGCAAACCCGGACTACCAGGCCAGCGGCCTGCGCGAGGTCATGCTGGGTGAGCACTACCGCGATGTGTGGGCCACCCCGGTGGAGGTGCCGCTGCTGGACATGAAAAACACCTTTGGGGGGCTTACCCCTTACCAGAAAGGGGGCGGCAAGCAGACGCTGGCGCTGAAGGTGCGCAACCCCGAAGCCAAAGAATATGCCCTGCGCAGCGTGGACAAAGATCCTGGCCTTGCGCTGCCGCCGTACCTGCGCCAAACTGCCGCACAAGACCTGCTGCAAGACCAGATATCGGCGCAGCACCCCTACGGCGCGCTCATTATTCCCCCTTTAGCCGATGCCGCCGGGGTGTACCACACAAACCCTGAGCTGGTGTACATCCCGGACACACCGTACCTGCGCCAGTACCGGGATGAATTCGGCAACACCCTTGCCTACCTGGAGGAAGACGCTGACGAGAACCACGAGGAAACAGCCAGCCTGGGAAACGCGAAGAACCTGGTGGGCACCGACAAGGTGCTGGAGGAGCTGGTGGAGGACAACGACCACGAAGTGGACCAGCAGAAGTATGTGCGGGCACGCCTTTTCGACATGTTGATAGGGGACTGGGACCGGCATGAGGGGCAGTGGCGATGGGTAGAGGAGGACAAGCCCGACAAAGGCAACCTGTACACACCCGTGCCCGAAGACCGCGACCAGGCCTTCTTTAAGGCAGACGGTGTGCTGCCCTGGCTGCTAACGCGCAAGTGGGGCATCCGCAACGTCCAGAACTTCGGCTACGACTTCGGCGACATCGTGGGGCTAAACCTCAGCAGCCTTACCCTCGACCGCACCCTTAGCTACAAAGTAACGCGGGAGGAGTGGCTGCAGCTGGCGCAGGACATCAAGCAAAGTGTAACCGACGAGGTGATAGAGCAGGCGGTGCAGGAGTGGCCGGAACCGGTTCGCGAACTCTCCGCCGCTGAAATAACGGCCAAGCTGAAGGCGAGGCGGGAAAAACTGCCGGAGGCAGCCGCAGCGTACTATGATTTTCTGACACAGTTCGTGGACATAGCCGGCAGCGACAAACACGAGCGCTACCTCATCAACCGCCTCAATGATAAGGAGCTGCAGGTGATCGGCTACAAAACCTCCAAAGAAGGGGAGATACTGAAGGAAATCTTCAACAGGACATTCTATACCGACGAAACCAAGGAAGTGCGTATCTACGGCATGGGAGGCCGGGATGCCTTCATCGTTTCCGGGGATGTGGACGAGAGCATTGTGGTGCGCATTATTGGCGGCGGCGACGAAGACGTGATCATCGACAACTCCCACGTAAGCGGGCTGAAGAAGCACACCATTGTGTATGACACGGAAGAGGGAAACCAGTTTAGCTTCGGCAGCGAGACCAAGGACAAAACCGACCCGTACGATGAGGTAAACATCTACGACCGCAACAACTACCTGCTGCCTTACCTGGGGCCGCGCCTGTCGGCGGAGTACAACGTGGAAGACGGCGTGTTTTTAGGGGCTGGTGTGATGCTGAAAACACAGAAGTTCCGCAAAGACCCCTACGCCTCGGCGCACCTGCTGGAGGCCAACTATGCCTTCCGCACGAGTTCCTTTAACGTGAAGTACACCGGCGACTTACAGGATGTGGTGGAGGATTGGAACCTGCAACTGAACGCGCACCTGCAGGGGCCGCAGTTCCAGCGTAATTTCTATGGCTTAGGCAACAACACCGGGCAAAGCGACAGCTTTGGCGACGACTACTACCACGTGCGCTACGAGCGCCTCTCGCTCAACGCCATGTTCTACCGCTTACCGGTGGCCTTCGTGAAGATCGGTTTCGGGCCCACTTACGATAGGTTCGAGGTAAACATGCCCGACAGGGAGAGCTTCCTGCTGGATGCGGCGCGTGCAGGCCAACTGCGCGAAGGCACCTATGATGCCGAAAAGGGCAAATTTGCCGTGCAGCATTACGTAGGGGCAAGGGCCTTCTCCACCATTGAGGTGATCGGGGCTGGCAGCACAGAGGCAAACCCGCAGATCGGCCTGCGCTGGTACAACAACATCAGCTACAACCAGCAGGTAGGCGGGGAAAAACTGCACTACACCAACATCAACTCAGAGTTCCGCTTTTACCTCAGTCCTAACTTCCCCTTTCAGCTGACCTGGGCCGGTAAGATTGGAGCAGCGCATAACTACGGCGATTACCGGTTCTTTCAGGCAAACACGCTGGGCGGCACCGAGAACCTGCGCGGTTACCGTCGCACGCGCTTTGCCGGCCGCAGCAGCCTGTATGCCAATGGGGAGGCGCGCCTGCAGCTCTTCGACTATAACCTGTACTTAACGCCTGCCAAGTTCGGGGTGCTGGGCTTGTTGGATGCCGGCCGCGTGTACCAGGACGGGGACCCTAAAGAGGCTTTCTTCAAGAGCCTGCACTGGGGCTACGGCGGTGGCGTGTGGGTAGACCTGATGAACCGTACCGTGCTGTCGCTGAGCTACAGCGAAGGCAAGGAGGAAGATCTGTGGATGCTGAACTTCGGCTTCTTTTTTTAA
- a CDS encoding Pycsar system effector family protein codes for MKDQTIARQAGEEDQAIVKQAGEHVFRLFKQNLSKKLVYHNYKHTFETVAEAQELGQLSRLPEDRLLDLVLAAWFHDTGYIATYEGHEQESVRIATEWLEEKEFSQERIDHITGIILATQHKQDPETLEQELMVDADMSNIGKDTFFATAELLRVEWEIFQDKFFSDDEWEQFQMDFLLSTTFHTIQAQRKFAAQLGLNIQEQRSRLNKEIKKKKKEEKKHRKTLAQPKRGIETMFRNTYRTHLNLSAIADNKANMMISLNAIIISVIITYLSAKTSTIGADYTTHRTFLIPIGILLLTTLGSVVFAIISAQPEVTSFTFKKKKNKKLDTRKVNLLFFGNFTNLPLEEFQSGMHDIMRDKKSLYNNMITDIYYLGDVLNRKYKILRISYTIFMVGLVLTVVGFAVAVASY; via the coding sequence ATGAAAGACCAAACAATAGCAAGACAGGCTGGAGAGGAAGATCAGGCCATCGTAAAGCAGGCCGGGGAGCATGTGTTCAGGCTCTTTAAGCAGAACCTATCCAAGAAGCTTGTCTACCACAACTACAAACATACTTTTGAGACCGTAGCCGAGGCGCAGGAGCTGGGTCAGCTCAGCAGGCTACCGGAGGACAGGCTCCTGGACCTGGTGCTGGCGGCCTGGTTCCATGACACAGGCTACATTGCCACCTATGAGGGGCACGAGCAGGAGAGCGTGCGCATTGCAACGGAGTGGCTTGAGGAGAAGGAGTTTTCGCAGGAGCGTATTGACCATATCACCGGCATTATCCTGGCCACACAGCACAAGCAGGACCCGGAAACGCTGGAGCAGGAGCTAATGGTGGACGCGGACATGTCCAACATCGGCAAGGACACCTTTTTCGCCACCGCCGAGCTGCTGCGGGTGGAGTGGGAGATCTTCCAGGACAAGTTTTTCTCGGACGATGAGTGGGAGCAGTTTCAGATGGACTTCCTGCTATCGACCACCTTCCACACGATACAGGCGCAGCGCAAGTTTGCCGCACAGCTGGGCCTGAACATACAGGAGCAGCGCAGCCGCCTCAACAAGGAGATCAAGAAGAAGAAGAAAGAGGAGAAGAAGCACCGCAAGACGCTGGCCCAGCCTAAGCGCGGTATCGAGACTATGTTCCGGAACACGTACCGCACACACCTCAACCTCAGCGCCATTGCCGACAACAAAGCGAACATGATGATCAGCCTCAACGCCATTATCATTTCGGTGATCATTACCTACCTCAGTGCCAAGACCTCCACCATCGGGGCCGATTACACCACGCACCGCACTTTTCTGATCCCAATTGGCATTCTGCTGCTTACCACCCTAGGCTCCGTTGTGTTTGCCATCATTTCGGCGCAGCCGGAGGTGACCAGCTTCACGTTTAAGAAAAAGAAGAACAAAAAGCTGGACACCCGCAAAGTCAACCTACTGTTCTTCGGTAACTTCACCAACCTGCCCCTGGAGGAGTTCCAGAGCGGCATGCACGACATCATGCGCGACAAAAAATCGCTGTACAACAACATGATCACCGACATTTACTACTTAGGCGATGTGCTCAACCGCAAGTATAAAATCCTGCGCATTTCCTATACTATATTTATGGTTGGGCTGGTGCTCACGGTGGTGGGCTTCGCGGTGGCGGTGGCCTCTTACTAG
- a CDS encoding T9SS type A sorting domain-containing protein, translating into MKQFILSVFTCLSVLLVQAQAKPPVQVQAGQQTGQENPLGLEQNEDIAIYPNPSNGVFTISVSNLESQKVELRILNVIGNEIYHETLTRTEPKLTRTINLDRYAKGLYYVKLEADNYSAVRRVVVK; encoded by the coding sequence ATGAAACAATTTATACTTTCTGTTTTTACATGCTTATCTGTGCTACTGGTACAGGCGCAGGCGAAACCGCCGGTGCAGGTACAGGCGGGGCAGCAAACGGGGCAGGAGAACCCCCTGGGCCTGGAGCAGAATGAGGATATTGCCATTTACCCGAACCCCAGCAACGGCGTTTTTACCATTTCAGTCTCTAACCTGGAGTCCCAGAAGGTAGAGCTGCGCATCCTCAACGTTATCGGTAACGAGATCTACCACGAAACGTTAACGCGCACCGAACCTAAGCTGACCAGAACCATTAACCTGGACCGCTATGCCAAAGGTTTGTACTATGTAAAACTGGAGGCTGATAATTACAGTGCGGTACGGCGGGTAGTGGTGAAGTAA
- a CDS encoding NAD(P)/FAD-dependent oxidoreductase has protein sequence MTKDVLVIGGGLAGLVSALGLARAGLAVTLVEKKAYPFHRVCGEYVSNEVLPYLRKLGAEISTLGPARINHFRLTSPTGSALQAKLDLGGFGVSRYTLDNYLYELAQRQGVQFMLQQTVQEVAFADDRFTARLSGGQRLQARVAVGAFGKRANLDRQLQRSFFRSRSPYIGVKYHVRHDAPRNEIALHNFKDGYAGTSAVEDDRYCLCYLTTRENLKKHGSVAAMEKAVLYRNPHLRQVFEQAEFLYSQPEVINEISFATKTCVEDHMLMCGDAAGMITPLCGNGMAMAIHSAKILTNHVQHYFSNGQNRAELEAGYTHAWKKQFENRLRLGRTVQGLFGSPVLSEMAVGALKHLPWAVQLIMRQTHGRPF, from the coding sequence TTGACGAAGGATGTTTTGGTGATCGGCGGCGGACTGGCCGGCTTGGTCAGCGCACTGGGTTTAGCCAGGGCGGGGCTGGCAGTAACACTCGTGGAGAAAAAGGCCTATCCCTTTCACAGGGTGTGCGGCGAGTACGTTTCCAACGAGGTGCTGCCTTACCTGCGCAAACTCGGGGCAGAGATCAGCACCCTTGGCCCAGCCCGCATCAACCACTTCAGACTTACCTCCCCTACCGGCAGTGCCCTGCAGGCAAAATTGGACTTAGGGGGCTTCGGCGTTAGCCGCTATACCTTAGATAATTACCTGTATGAGCTGGCGCAGCGGCAGGGAGTGCAATTTATGCTGCAGCAAACAGTGCAAGAAGTCGCCTTTGCCGACGATAGGTTTACTGCCCGCCTCTCAGGAGGGCAACGCCTACAGGCGCGCGTGGCGGTGGGGGCTTTTGGCAAGCGCGCTAACTTAGACCGCCAGTTGCAGCGCAGCTTCTTCCGGAGCCGCTCTCCCTACATCGGGGTTAAGTACCATGTGCGGCACGATGCCCCGCGCAACGAAATCGCGCTACATAACTTTAAAGACGGCTACGCCGGCACCTCGGCCGTGGAAGACGACCGCTACTGCCTCTGCTACCTGACCACCCGCGAAAACCTGAAAAAGCACGGCTCCGTTGCCGCCATGGAGAAGGCCGTGCTTTACCGCAACCCGCACCTGCGCCAAGTCTTTGAGCAGGCGGAGTTCCTCTACAGCCAGCCCGAAGTTATCAACGAGATTTCCTTTGCCACCAAAACCTGCGTGGAGGACCACATGCTTATGTGCGGCGATGCAGCCGGCATGATTACCCCCCTTTGCGGCAACGGCATGGCCATGGCCATACACTCTGCCAAGATCCTGACCAACCATGTGCAGCACTACTTCTCCAACGGCCAGAACCGGGCAGAGCTGGAGGCGGGCTACACCCACGCCTGGAAAAAACAGTTTGAGAACCGCCTGCGCCTGGGCCGCACGGTGCAGGGCCTATTCGGCAGCCCGGTGCTGTCGGAGATGGCCGTGGGGGCGCTGAAGCACCTGCCCTGGGCGGTACAGCTCATTATGCGGCAAACGCACGGGCGCCCCTTCTGA